The genomic DNA TGTATATAACAGTTCCAGCGCTTTGCGCGGAGTCAGATCATCCGGGTTGATCTTGCGTAATTCGTCCTGCAGCGGGTGCGGCAGGCTGGCGAACATATCGCTCTGCATCGGTGCGGCCATCTGGCCGGACTGCGTAGTTGGCAGCTCATGGGGCAGGCTGGTGGTTTCCAGACGCGCCAGGTGCTCGCGGGCGCGCAGGATAACCTCATTCGGCACGCCTGCCAGCTGTGCTACCGCCAAACCATAGCTCTGACTGGCAGGGCCAGGCAGCACGTGGTGGAGGAAGACGATGCGCTCATTGTGCTCGGTGGCATTCAAATGCACGTTGGCCACGATGGGCTGACTTTCCGGCAGCACGGTCAGCTCGAAGTAATGCGTGGCGAACAGGGTGTAGGCGCGCAGCTTGGCCAGCTGTTCGGCAGCCGCCCAGGCCAGCGACAGGCCGTCGAAGGTGCTGGTGCCGCGGCCGACTTCGTCCATCAGCACCAGGCTGCGCTCGCTGGCGTTGTGCAGAATGTTGGCGGTCTCGCTCATCTCCACCATAAAGGTCGAGCGGCCGCCGGCCAGGTCATCGCTTGAGCCGATACGGGTAAAGATGCGGTCGACCAGCGACAGCTCGCAGCTTTTCGCCGGCACGAAGCTGCCGATATGCGCGAGCAGCACGATCAATGCGGTCTGGCGCATATAGGTGGATTTACCACCCATGTTCGGCCCGGTGATGATCAGCATGCGCGTGTCATCGTCCAGGCTCAGGTCGTTGGCCACAAAGGGGGTGGTCAGTACCTGCTCGACCACCGGATGCCGGCCCTGGTCGATGCGCATGCACGGCTCGTCGACAAAGCGCGGGCGATTGAGATCCAGATTCAGCGCGCGCTCGGCCAGGTTGCTCAATACATCCAGCTCGGCTAGGGCCGCAGCACTGTCCTGCAGCGGGCCGAGGTGGCTGATCAGGCGTTCCAGCAGTTCGTCATAGAGCATCTTCTCGCGGGCCAAGGCGCGGCTCTTGGCTGACAGCGCCTTGTCTTCGAACTCTTTCAGCTCGGGTGTGATAAAGCGCTCGGCGCCTTTCAGGGTTTGCCGGCGGATATAGTCGGCCGGGGCCGATTCGGCCTGCTTGCTGGGCAACTCGATAAAGTAGCCGTGCACCCGGTTGTAGCCGACCTTGAGGTTGGCCAGGCCGGTGCGGGCTTTCTCGCGGGTTTCCAGGTCCATCAGGTATTGGCCGGCGTTCTCGCTGAGCGATTGCAGCTCGTCCAGCTCGGAGTCGTAGCCGGTCTTGAGCACGCCGCCGTCACGGATCACCGCGGGTGGGTTGTCGATAATCGCCCGGGCCAGCAGCTCGGCCAGTTCCGGGTAGGTGCTGACTATGCCGGCCAGCTCGCTCAGGTGTGGCGCTTCCAGATTGGTCATGGCCATCTGCAGCGTGGGCAGGGCGGCGAGGGCGTCGCGCAGGCGCGCCAGGTCACGCGGGCGCGCATTGCGCAGGCCGATACGTGCGAGGATGCGCTCCAGATCGCCGATTTCCTTGAGCTGCGGTTGCAGGGTTTCAAAGCGGTAGCGCTCTAGCAGGCAGGCAATCGATTCTTGGCGCGCTTCGAGAATGCTGCGGTCACGCAGTGGGCGATTCAGCCACCTGCTGAGCAGGCGGCTACCCATGGCGGTTTGGCAGCGATCGACCACTGATTGCAGGGTGTTGTCGCGCCCGCCGGCCAGGTTGATATCCAGCTCCAGATTGCGTCGGCTGGCACCGTCGAGAATCACCGTGTCGTCCAGACGTTCGTGACGCAGGCTGCGCAAGTGCGGCAGGGCGGTGCGCTGGGTTTCCTTGGCATACGCCAGCAGGCAGCCGGCAGCGCCGATGGCCAGGGTCAGGTTCTCGCAGCCAAAGCCCTTGAGATCTTGGGTGCCGAACTGTTGGCACAGGCTTTTGTGTGCGGTATCGCGCTCGAAGTCCCACGGCGCGCGACGGCGTGAGCCCCGGCGTTTTTCCGCAGGAAGATCCTGCGGCCAGTCATCGGGGATCAACAGTTCAACCGGGTTCAGGCGCTCAAGTTCG from Pseudomonas anguilliseptica includes the following:
- the mutS gene encoding DNA mismatch repair protein MutS; this encodes MSQSDLSSHTPMMQQYWKLKNQHPEQLMFYRMGDFYEIFYEDAKKAAKLLDITLTARGQSAGQAIPMCGIPYHSLEGYLAKLVKLGESVVICEQIGDPATSKGPVERQVVRIITPGTVSDEALLDERRDNLLAAVLGDERLFGLAVLDITSGRFSVLEIKGWENLLAELERLNPVELLIPDDWPQDLPAEKRRGSRRRAPWDFERDTAHKSLCQQFGTQDLKGFGCENLTLAIGAAGCLLAYAKETQRTALPHLRSLRHERLDDTVILDGASRRNLELDINLAGGRDNTLQSVVDRCQTAMGSRLLSRWLNRPLRDRSILEARQESIACLLERYRFETLQPQLKEIGDLERILARIGLRNARPRDLARLRDALAALPTLQMAMTNLEAPHLSELAGIVSTYPELAELLARAIIDNPPAVIRDGGVLKTGYDSELDELQSLSENAGQYLMDLETREKARTGLANLKVGYNRVHGYFIELPSKQAESAPADYIRRQTLKGAERFITPELKEFEDKALSAKSRALAREKMLYDELLERLISHLGPLQDSAAALAELDVLSNLAERALNLDLNRPRFVDEPCMRIDQGRHPVVEQVLTTPFVANDLSLDDDTRMLIITGPNMGGKSTYMRQTALIVLLAHIGSFVPAKSCELSLVDRIFTRIGSSDDLAGGRSTFMVEMSETANILHNASERSLVLMDEVGRGTSTFDGLSLAWAAAEQLAKLRAYTLFATHYFELTVLPESQPIVANVHLNATEHNERIVFLHHVLPGPASQSYGLAVAQLAGVPNEVILRAREHLARLETTSLPHELPTTQSGQMAAPMQSDMFASLPHPLQDELRKINPDDLTPRKALELLYTWKTRF